TAATCAGTTAAGAATACAGGTTTTTTGAAGTATTCTTCAGCAAGGTATCTTTCATGTTCGCTTTGAAGATCGATTCCCCATTTAACTGGATAATCAAATTTCTTTCCTGATTTTTCAAGAATTTCAATAGCTTCTGTATAAGTAAGTCTTCCAAAGTCACTATTTAATACATTATTTAATTTATCAAATAATCCTTTTTCAATAAATTGATTGAAGAATTCCATCTCTTCTGGACACTCATCCATAACAAATTTAATGATATATTTTACCATTGCTTCAGCAAGTTCCATATTAGCTTCAAGATCAGCAAATGCTATTTCAGGTTCGATCATCCAGAATTCTGAAGCATGTCTTGCTGTATTTGAGTTTTCAGCTCTGAAAGTAGGTCCAAATGTATAGATATTTCTAAATGCTGCACAATAAGTTTCTCCACTTAATTGTCCACTTACTGTTAAGTTAGTTTCTTTTCCAAAGAAGTCTTGAGTGTAATCAACTTTTCCATCTTTTGTTTTTGGTAGATCATTTAGATCAAGAGTTGTAACTCTAAACATTTCTCCTGCACCTTCACAGTCAGATCCTGTAATTAATGGAGTATGTACATAAACAAATCCGTTTTCTTGGAAGAATTTGTGAATAGCATAAGCTACTACTGATCTTACTCTAAATACTGCTGAGAAAGTATTTGTTCTTGGTCTTAAATGAGCTTTTGTTCTTAAAAATTCAAAAGTGTGTCTTTTATTTTGTAATGGATAGTCAAGATCTGCTTTTTGATAGATTTCAACTTTAGCAGCAGCTATTTCAAACTCTTGTCCTGCTCCTTGAGATTTTATAAGTTTTCCACAAACTTTAACTGATGAAATTATAGAAAGACGTGAGATTTCATCAAAGTTATCTAAGTTTGTATC
The DNA window shown above is from uncultured Fusobacterium sp. and carries:
- the asnS gene encoding asparagine--tRNA ligase — encoded protein: MEKVTVKSLYREKEKFIDKEVEISGWVKKIRVQKNFGFLEINDGSFFKGIQVVFDTNLDNFDEISRLSIISSVKVCGKLIKSQGAGQEFEIAAAKVEIYQKADLDYPLQNKRHTFEFLRTKAHLRPRTNTFSAVFRVRSVVAYAIHKFFQENGFVYVHTPLITGSDCEGAGEMFRVTTLDLNDLPKTKDGKVDYTQDFFGKETNLTVSGQLSGETYCAAFRNIYTFGPTFRAENSNTARHASEFWMIEPEIAFADLEANMELAEAMVKYIIKFVMDECPEEMEFFNQFIEKGLFDKLNNVLNSDFGRLTYTEAIEILEKSGKKFDYPVKWGIDLQSEHERYLAEEYFKKPVFLTDYPKDIKAFYMKLNEDGKTVRAMDLLAPGIGEIIGGSQREDKLEILENRITELGMNPEDYGFYLDLRKYGSFPHSGYGLGFERIIMYITGMTNIRDVIPFPRTPKNAEF